The genomic segment GTGATTATCTGGAACTCTCAAAAGTGTACTACCTTTTATATGAAATATATCTTAAAACAGACCGGTTCAAAAAAGCGGGGGATTGTCTTAAAAAGCTATTAGAGATCGGAAACAATATATATGGAAACGATGCTCCTGATTATCATATCACCAAATTAAGACAAGCCGACTTTTTTGTAAATTATACCAGCGAATTTAAAAAAGCTGAGAAAATATATAATACCAGTTTTTTCAAAACTATAGATAAGCAGTTGCATCCCCATCACAAAGATTATATTACTTTTTTAAATCATATCTCAAAACTTTATGAATTAATGGAAAAATATTCGCTCGCCAAGGATAATTTGAATACAGCTTGCGAGATAGCATTTAATAAATATGGCTCTGTAGATATTCATTATGTTGCTCAATTAGAGAAATTAGCAAGCCTCTATATAAAAACAGGGGAATATAAAAAAGCAGAAAACTATATCGGGACAGCTTTAAACCACCTCAAAAGCATAACCGGCCAACTTAGTATCGAACATTCAAAAGTTCTGGAAACATTAGCCCGTTTATATACTGTTATGGGCAAGTACGATGAAGCAGAGAAAACCCTGAATTTATCATCTAAAATCGCTAAAAGTACAGATAACAAGCGAGTATTGATGACACAAAATATAGATGACCTCACTGCGCTTTACCTTAAAACAGGCAGGTACTTTCAAACGGAGAAATTGCTTAAAGAAGCCATCGAACAAAGAGAAATGATATATGGAGAATCCCATCTCTCACTGATCAACCCAATTAATTTATTAGGCAATTTGTACTTGATCACAGGCAATTATAATGAATCGGAAAAATTGTTAAACCGGGGTACTAACTTGGCTTCTAAAATTGTGGGAGATACTTCGGTGAAATATACAGAAGGGCTGAAGCACCTCAGCAGACTTTATTCACGTATGGGTGACTATGATAAAGCTGAAACTATGGCACAGCACGTATTAGATATCCAAACAAAAAAACTTGGGAGAGATCATGCAGCCATTGCAGACGCCTTGACAGACCTGGCTCTTGTCAGATTTTATAAAGGACAGGAAACAGCTAAAATAAAAGCCCTCCTGGAAGAAGCATTGGCTATTGTGAGAAATAATTTTGGAGAATCACATCCCCAATATGCTGAAGCGTTGAGAAATTTAGCGCTGCTTCATATAGAAAATAATAATTTTGCCCGGGCACTTGATCTCTTAAACTTTGCAAACCAGATATGGATACAAAAACTTGGTGAGAAGAATATTCATTCGGCAGATATTTCTTTATTAAAAGGCGCTATTTTCACAGAAAAAAGAGATTTTAAAAATGCAGAAAGCAATTATGTCAGCGCCAAATCCTATTATAGAAAGACTTTTAATAAATATCATCCTGATTATGCCAATTCTCTGAGTAAATTATCACAAATGTATTATATCAGTGGTAAAGCCAAGAAAGCAGTAAAAATTCTGGACGAAACAACAGATATATATTTAACCTTTATCAAAAAATACTTCCCGTCTTTGAGTGATAGAGAAAAAACAAAATTTTGGAACCATATCAAAAGTGACTTTGAATTCTATAAAACACTTGCAATAAAATTTAGAGAAGAAAATCCAAAATTAATTTGTAATGTCTATAACCATACCCTCGCAATAAAAGCTATATTATTAAACGCTTCCATAAAAGTAAGAGAAAGGATATTAAATAGCGGGGATACGGAATTGATCGGTAAGTACAAGGAATGGGTTAGTAAGAAAGAATTTTTAACCGGTATTCTTTCACTAAGTAACCAGGAGTTAAAAGAAAGCGGCATTGATGCTAATTCTCTTCTAAAAGAGACCGATTTTCTGGAAAAATACCTGAACGAAAGTTCCGGGTTATTTGCCGCAAATTATGAAAGTGTTAATTACACCTGGAAAGATGTCAGGGATAACCTGAATGAAAATGAAGTTGCTATTGAAATTGTCCGTTTCAGGTATTTTGATAAATCGTTTACAGACTCAATTCTTTATGCTGCATTAATTGTAAGCCCGCAAACAAAAAAAAATCCTGGTCTTGTGATCTTTGAAAATGGGAAACAATTAGAAACCAGGTATTTAAAATTTTACAGAAACAGTATAAAATTCAGGGCTGAAGATAAAAATTCATACCAGGTTTTCTGGGAGCCGATCAAAAATAAAATTGAGAAAACACAGAATACACAGATTGAGAATGTGACGGTATATTTATCAGCCGATGGCGTATACAACCAGGTTAACCTGGAAACAATGTCATCATCCACAGGGGATTATGTGATTGATGAAAATAACATCGTGCTTGTAAGCAATACCAAAGATATCATTCTAAACAAATTCAAACACCCCCCTCCCCCACTTAATAAGGAGGACGATAGCATCGTTTATCCCACAGCCCCGTCAACTGCTGCATTATTTGGAAATCCAAATTTTTTCGTAAACGCAAATTCAACCAAAGATAGCATTTTAGCTAATACGATTACAAAAGGGGACTTCATTGTTGCTACCTTTTCTCAACTTCCGGGAGCTGAAAGAGAAGTGAAGGAACTGAGTAAATTATTAAGGTCAAAGGACTGGCAAACTGGTTCTTACTTAAATTATGCCGCTACCGAACAAAGAGTAAAAAACCTAAAAAGTCCCAGGATATTACATTTTGCAACGCACGGTTTTTTTATGAGTGATATAGAACAATTCTCCGGAACCGGTATTACAGAAATAAGTGAAAACAAATCCATTGAAAATCCATTGTTGAGGTCTGGCTTGCTGCTTTCAGGTGGCGGGGATCTGCTTAATTCTAAAACCAACTATGATTTTAATACTAAAAATGGCATTTTAACTGCCTGGGAAGCTATGAATCTGGACCTGGATAATACTGAGCTTGTAGTGTTGAGCGCTTGTGAAACTGGTTTAGGCGAAATTCAAACCGGTGAAGGGGTCTATGGTTTACAAAGGGCTTTTTTAGTTGCAGGAGCTAATACCGTAATGATGAGCTTATTTAAGGTATCTGATGAAATAATACCGGAATTGATGAAAATTTTTTACACAAAATGGCTCAATACCGGTGATAAACGCCAGGCATTTATCGAAGCTAAAAAGGAAATCAGAAAGAAATATAAGGATCCTTATTATTGGGGAGGGTTTGTGATGATTGGGCTGGATTAGAACGATTTTTGATTTTGTAAAAAAAATCTAAACAAAACAAGGATAAAAATGTTTGAAACAGTAGCAACTATATTATTTGTAATGGATAGAATAACATCTTTAATGATCATCTCTTAAACTGTATTTCGCATGAGTTACATTTATCTCATATAAGTAATTATCATTGCAACCAACTCCCAATGATAGTATTGCTGTTTTCCACCTTCCTTTGACATTGTATATATTCCAAATTTTGTCCTTGCCTGAAACATCTAACCTCTCATTTATCTGTATAATTGTGTCTTCTCCTGAACAATACATCGAATAATGTAACTCTATTCTCTTTCTGCTTAGAAGCCTGTCTCTCAACTGTATGTATTTCCATACTGCCAATTCAAAGTCATTTGTCATCCAACTTTTAGACTTCTCTAATCCCTTTATTAAATCCCTACACACCAAATTCTTTGTCATCTGACCAAAACTTGTCTCTACAATACTTAATAATAATAATAATGTTAATAATTTTTTCATAATCTTAAATTTTAAATCCTGTAAAGGTATACTCCTATTTAGGCACGACCCCGTAATGCCGTGTTACAGATCCTCCGACCTATCCCTCCCCTTCCCTACCCAGTTATCTTTCAATATCTGCTTGCTGCTCTTATCTGCTTTTTTCTTATCCATGATGATTTTTATGCCTCTATCAAGCTCAAGAATATGGTAATCTCCTGTATTATTTTCAATTGCATCTACCAGGTCTTTTAATGTGTTGATTTTTTTGCCGTTTGCAGATATTACAATTTGCTCATAATAATATTCATAACCGGTATTGTTTTCATGGGCAAGCACATTCGCGATCACGACTACCTGCTGCTGTTTTTGAGTTGGTTGAACGTAATCATAGCAATAAAGGTAGTTTGTGGGGTAATCTATACCACTTAGCTGATATTCAAAAAGCAGGTTTACTGTTAATGGCTGAAATACAAAACCATTATAGATGTAGTAGGCAGGAGGATCATCTAAGGGTATATAGGTAACAAGCGCAAATTTGCTGTAAGGCTGCGTTAGAAGGATAGTAAAATCTATGAGCTTTTTATCTCTAAGGATTTTAAGGGTTATTTCTTCTCCTAAAAATTTGTTTTGGATTACATATCCAAATGATGTCCATTCTTTTTCCCTGAATTCTATGGTGCCGGTATTGGTAATTTTATAACCACTAATGGATAGAATAACATCTTGGGGCATTAAAATATTTAAAGCCGGGGATGAAGGGAAAATGTTGGTGATAAGTATCCCAGTTTGCTTTTCAGACATACCATAGTAATGCCGCATATCAGGATTTTCCATATACTGAAAGTCAACACCTAAACCCGGTATCCCGTCATATTTACCGTCTTTGATATCCTCCAGGAAGTGATTGATCACAGGCGGCGGAATGATGTACCCGATATTTTCTGCATCATCCAGCGCCTGGAAAGCAATGCCGATGATCTTGTTGTTTGAAATGGCAGGACCACCGCTGTTTCCCGCATTTAGCGCTGCATCAACCTGGCAGGCGAGTAGCTTTCTATAGTTCGCGTAATAATCAATGTGCTCAAGAGTGGAAACAATACCTTTGGTTATGGTAAGCTGCTCATTTAG from the Cytophagales bacterium genome contains:
- a CDS encoding CHAT domain-containing protein, which codes for MINHQTIGELRSTKYEVRNSSFFILHLSFVFRNLFILLLLLAKFSDSQCQNNYKETKKIRKALAKMERNFARGDYKIALSISDNLINPLEEVSIIDDNAAALLAQIYLSQAKYLTALGNFSQAKEKMIKGLEILTQREKSPLRGDLGGLYYKGLIQATEMYLLAHNYRKAGTQIIKIINTDLNTDLRDKIKFLAVKINYHKGNLNEASEVIADIIAYRESKVVKKIQVKDPKSGEMKWKKLATKQLKQRKRAFAAALNLSGNIYRKKGDYQKSDSILNTANIWISKNLNKKDISYVDNLHAMAQLYDDQEQHSTAAKLYQKAIKASDKKAGLRYKNSHVTYLDIHEHWVRSYINNNEYSKAKTVLNRLLPRIALYYSKDNFHFVKIRRLDAEISMSRGNLSKAESELEELLNFNGLPSLPPEYSGGSQLRSEKHRQPRLADKTSDRTAMLPGDYLELSKVYYLLYEIYLKTDRFKKAGDCLKKLLEIGNNIYGNDAPDYHITKLRQADFFVNYTSEFKKAEKIYNTSFFKTIDKQLHPHHKDYITFLNHISKLYELMEKYSLAKDNLNTACEIAFNKYGSVDIHYVAQLEKLASLYIKTGEYKKAENYIGTALNHLKSITGQLSIEHSKVLETLARLYTVMGKYDEAEKTLNLSSKIAKSTDNKRVLMTQNIDDLTALYLKTGRYFQTEKLLKEAIEQREMIYGESHLSLINPINLLGNLYLITGNYNESEKLLNRGTNLASKIVGDTSVKYTEGLKHLSRLYSRMGDYDKAETMAQHVLDIQTKKLGRDHAAIADALTDLALVRFYKGQETAKIKALLEEALAIVRNNFGESHPQYAEALRNLALLHIENNNFARALDLLNFANQIWIQKLGEKNIHSADISLLKGAIFTEKRDFKNAESNYVSAKSYYRKTFNKYHPDYANSLSKLSQMYYISGKAKKAVKILDETTDIYLTFIKKYFPSLSDREKTKFWNHIKSDFEFYKTLAIKFREENPKLICNVYNHTLAIKAILLNASIKVRERILNSGDTELIGKYKEWVSKKEFLTGILSLSNQELKESGIDANSLLKETDFLEKYLNESSGLFAANYESVNYTWKDVRDNLNENEVAIEIVRFRYFDKSFTDSILYAALIVSPQTKKNPGLVIFENGKQLETRYLKFYRNSIKFRAEDKNSYQVFWEPIKNKIEKTQNTQIENVTVYLSADGVYNQVNLETMSSSTGDYVIDENNIVLVSNTKDIILNKFKHPPPPLNKEDDSIVYPTAPSTAALFGNPNFFVNANSTKDSILANTITKGDFIVATFSQLPGAEREVKELSKLLRSKDWQTGSYLNYAATEQRVKNLKSPRILHFATHGFFMSDIEQFSGTGITEISENKSIENPLLRSGLLLSGGGDLLNSKTNYDFNTKNGILTAWEAMNLDLDNTELVVLSACETGLGEIQTGEGVYGLQRAFLVAGANTVMMSLFKVSDEIIPELMKIFYTKWLNTGDKRQAFIEAKKEIRKKYKDPYYWGGFVMIGLD
- a CDS encoding PDZ domain-containing protein — its product is MKILSKIHLITFFCSTTLLAQNGFIQNGVKENIVKIYVHYVDYSYSQPWNLAPGEAAEGSGCIIKDNLILTNAHVVGKAMYIQVKRSGQPQKYLAQVKHIAYECDLAVLTVKDKSFFAGVTPPEIGELPYIGDEAAVYGFPELNEQLTITKGIVSTLEHIDYYANYRKLLACQVDAALNAGNSGGPAISNNKIIGIAFQALDDAENIGYIIPPPVINHFLEDIKDGKYDGIPGLGVDFQYMENPDMRHYYGMSEKQTGILITNIFPSSPALNILMPQDVILSISGYKITNTGTIEFREKEWTSFGYVIQNKFLGEEITLKILRDKKLIDFTILLTQPYSKFALVTYIPLDDPPAYYIYNGFVFQPLTVNLLFEYQLSGIDYPTNYLYCYDYVQPTQKQQQVVVIANVLAHENNTGYEYYYEQIVISANGKKINTLKDLVDAIENNTGDYHILELDRGIKIIMDKKKADKSSKQILKDNWVGKGRDRSEDL